The following is a genomic window from Homalodisca vitripennis isolate AUS2020 chromosome 5, UT_GWSS_2.1, whole genome shotgun sequence.
gtaattaatgttaagaaaacaagatatgtaaattttagtttagttaatagttttgaatttcctGCAGGGTTAACTGtgcacaattttaattgtttgtcgAAAGATTGCAAATGTGAAGtgatagaaaaaaaatactagttttaagtACTTGTGTATTAACTTAGacgaaaatttaaattggcaaaatcacatttcattattacataagaaaatcaaatattcactcagaactttttattatttgaataatatctGTGAACCCAGTCTATTACGAATTATTTACTTTGCTCTAATTGATTCCAGGATACAATATGGTGTGCAATGTTGGGGGGGaacctttaaaaactatttggaaaaaCTCAGAGTATcccaaaatcatattataagaataatactcaACTGTCACAAAAGAGAGAGCTCCTACCCTTTGTTttgtcatctaaaaatattacccattaaccatttgtttgtttacaaagttttaaaaatcttttatattagaaGTGGCAACACTGGTACAGAAAACCTGTCTTACCAAACTAGAAGTAATTTACAACGAATATTTAGATTACCTAAAGTcaacaaatctaattttaaacagtCTTTTCAGTATATTGTTCCTAAGTATTATAATCAATTGCCACCTCATATTAAATCATGTTCCAActtgaaatcttttttaaatcaaataaaaaattggctATTTTCTTATGATGACGTGTCTTTTCTAAATGCtactcttgtataattaattacatctatgtatattctaaatataCTATCTGCTCACTTAAGTTGTTTTATATGTACTTTCGAATGAGTCTTATAATGTACGGTACAAGCATGTAGACCTATATTAGTTAGTTATTAGTcattaaagtaagaaattttaatttttcttttgtcctataatgtaatatttataatatttagttcctCAATTTAGCACAGGCCCCACGGAGTtcgagtttttaatttgttgctggACTCACAAAtgaattgtttatattgtaattttcttaaattaattatcgtTGGCCACAATTACTGGATACTGAGGTCAACTTATATTCCTATgattaagttgtttttttatgcgtacttttaaatgaataaatttcattatttcagttttatttgctAAATTTTAACTTCAGGCCTATTTGGAAGAATGGCTTACACAGAATTTACTCTGCAGATTTAATACTTGCGATTAGTCTTTTGTTTTAAGAGACTACCAAGATGAAATTTAATACTGGCAgtaagttgaaaataatataaaataaataaaaacatcaaaataaaagtaatctggtaatacaaatatattaaaagtgaaattatatactataaatcGAACAGTGTGTTGGTTATCGTTCATGGTTACCAATgtgtgatattatttttttaagtatgaaaacacgtttaattgaaattaaaataaatgaatacagtGGATAACTTTCTTTCCAAGGAACATCGACAATTCGTAATGctttttattaagataaagaTGTGAACGGACTTAAAAtatagtaatgtatttattattatctaacaTATTTTCAGAAATTTGAGAGTAAAAAATAGAATGAAATGATAGTTATCATTACCAGGCAAGTGTATAAAGagtatatacaatatttagaaTGGGCGTCAAACTCGTTCTGCTCCAATGCCAACGGAACATTATACAAAAACGTGAATGACATAATCtcagtaatttaaagtttaaactaataaataacttatCTGAACCAATATTGCATGCAATGTTGTATAGTGCAAAAATCTGACTGTTGGTACAGATCgaactttgtaattatttcaatatattacttCTTACGCTGACTAGCAGTACAATTAACACAGAATGAAGCAAATATGTATGGACTGTTACTAGTATTTAAAACTTGTCAAAATAGAAACAAATCAAAAAGGAAATTGTGCATTATAAGCTAACTGGCACTActaataatggtattaaatcttatATGGCTTGACTAATAAGCGATATAACTGATAAAACAACAGATGGAAGGAAGTAGGTTTATAAAGTTGAAGGATTTATCTGGTAGAGGTAAACAAATCTATCCCGAGATTGAGAAGATAGACATTGTCAGATCATCAACAATCTTCAACAGAGCCTGGTGAACATATCCTGGCAATTCCTAAAAGTGCTAACCGCGATCTTGGAATAATCGGTTGAACatagtaatagtttttaaatacattatcataAGGCCTCTTTCGGTAAGTTCtgtatagttttttctttttttccaattTGCTTAATAACCTAGCTGTCATCCACGGACTAATTGACTTTGCCTTTATCACCTTGGAATTTGTATTATTAGATTTGCTACTACTATTTACTATGTCAGTCAAAATTTGGTTGAAAATGTCATAACAATAATTCACATCAGTGAATTTGTAGCAAAGTTCCCAATTGGTTTTTTCGAGCTTTTCTCTAACCATGTTATAATCTAGACTAACCTGTGTGTTTAATCGGTCTTCCTTAATTTTACTTGCCTTACAGTTTATTGCCCATTTAAAACCTATGTCACAGTGATCTGTCAGATCAATATCGAACACAgcacttttaaatgaatttaattttctgtgtttaataaaaatgtgatcgATACAAGATTGTGAACTGTGTGTAATTCTTGTGGGAGTATTGACCATAGACTGAAAACCGCAACCATCCATCAAACTAAGGTAATTCTGGGTATTTACACaatcatttagtaaattaatatttaaatcacctgtcaagattacatttttactaagCTTTGGTAGGATatttgataattcattaataaaatcattttctggAAAACTTTGTAACCTATAAACGCATACCAATCTAAGGTACAAACTCACACTCTTAATATCAATGATAAGTACATAAGCAGTTACCATGCTTAAGTTTACTTTATCCGCTTGTACATCATCCTTCACATAGCATACAACCCCTCCTGCCCTGTAGTCTTCATTACAAGTTGCTAGGATTTTATAGCCTGGAATGTCGTACAAATTTAGCTCATCGGACCCAATCCACACCTCACTCAATACAAtgaaatgaacattatttttgacaCAATGAATCTCTgctaaaaaactattgaaatttctTCTAAGACTTCGTATATTGACATGGATCAGATTGATATAACCATCACTAACAGTAGAAGAGAAAAAGGAATCAAGGCTTACTAGAAAATTCTCTGatgtcatttatattatttagaaaatgttattctaGGGATctagttatttaaaacagaaaatattttttcataacataaaataaacttacatgaaaattgtaaattgacAGGCCTAGTAGTTTATTTCAACTTCTCAATGTCCTCAACAGTATCAATTTTTTGACATTTGTCCCCTTCATCCTTTCTCACAAAGAATTTACCATCTCTGGTCCATGCGAACTTGTAGCCCACTTCACTGCATTTTGCCTTTAGCTTTGTTAGAAATTGCTTGTTTTCCGGAGAAAGGTGGTCACTGATGTATACTCGTTGGTCTGGATAGGCGGGGTTTACTTGCTTGGCACTTAGGTTTCGTGTTTCCTTGAATTTCTTTAACCACatatcttttattattctttgttgGAACTGTACAATTATGGGTGGTGGTCGGCGCTTATTGAAGGAAGGAATACGGTATGCAGCATTTAAGTGGGTTACATCTACTTCAACTCCAATAGTTTTAGCAATGTCCTTTAGAAGGCATATTGTGTCTTCATTAGGAGTTTCTGGCACCCCACTTATTTCTAGGTTATTTTTTCGCGTGTACTGTTCCAGCGACCGTACTCTCTCCTTCAGGTTACGTACATCAGAGGTTAGGTTATGATTTTTAAGCCTTAGTTCTTCATTTTCTTTCCTGAGTGTACTCATTTCTTGTTTAATATCATGCATTAATTATTTGAGGAGTCGATTTTGTCCGACATGAACTGCACTGATGTGCGAAGCTCATTCATTTCTAACCTAACATTGGAGATTTCTTCAGTAAGCctctttattaaatcattatctATGGTTGTACTCACGTTAGTTTTGGTTAGTAGAACCTCTGCACCCTTTACACTTCCAGTCTCTGTTGGATCTAAGCTTCTTCCCCTCTAAATCTCCTTTAATGCACTTGTTATGAAATAATGCTTCGCAAACTCCAGCACACATAACCTCACTTCCGTCTCTGTTACACTGATCGTTACAGACACCGCAGATCGATGGCATAATTTACCTTCTAATGATACTACACACTTTTAAATGCTAAATAGTATAGTTGTTTAAAGATAAGAGTACTTTAATTGCTTATTGAAAAACGGTATGTGGAGCGACGTGGCGCCAGCTGTTTACCGTTCGGCTGCCTGAACTGAACTGTAACGGTGATTCGcaacaacaatggaaaataataaacaatttaacgggtagtgcagtcattgaagcattgttggtccgaatttttttactgtgaaccgaattgcataaaattttgtaattaggttcatcttacccttaacttcaaaagtgaaaatgatttgaactccgcaaccaccctgggggtggttgccaccccttctcgggagtgaatttatttttttcaaaataacctcggatatcgatagaaggcctaattttaagcaaaaaatcatctataacgtttttcaaaaaatccaatacttttcaagttattggcaattgaaaattcgcaattgtttcacgtttttcatcggttttttgcaaatatctccaaaaaatatacgttttatcgaaaattgtattagaaacacaattgtagcaggtaaaacaatgaacaattttcttttttataaagtattctaagtgcaatattaagctagatattaaaaattaaagccgttttttattttgtctgaaatttaatcgatgtggtcaatgccatctagcggcgaccagatgcattttaggcattctaataaaaaagagttttatagtgcttgaaataagctttaaaatgagcactattaagagtcttttgcacgtaaaataagtgagctgtattgcaaataagaggagcatctaatgtttttttcttttaaatcaatgggtttcataagtgccatttccaccaaaattaaaattaatcgtattccgcctagaatcaactttattatgaagattttaatagattgtatcagtttggctgcttcaggacacatatttttcaaaaaagtcacgattaaaaaaaaattaaaatttttaaaaaaccaccttttttcataatatctcaaaaatgacgacatatacgaataaaagtgtaggtatgaaaaatgtagttatatttctgacaaacaatttggattttttgatttttctgtaacacaaaaattgacggaaatatgattgtttaaagagcgcgtggcagcgcaatcacagcctctcttaagccctttaacccttcagcgtttgagaaaaaggttttttactatatattgcaataaattatgttgtagctctcttaattacctttacaatggtttttttataaattgtgatagcatgaaaattgaaggagttatggtcaaaaaacttatcatatttttttctacttaataactgaaaatttcggagtgtgaatatttggagcaatgtgaaagtacgcagtataatagagacccaaaactattgtaatgtgtatatatatatatatatatatatatatatatatatatatatacataatatggctcatatattttggaaacgtaggcatgaatacataccaactttcttatatgtatatataacacatgtgaatgaattttgtataattcgtaaatattttatccaataaatggaaattttttactctaaattaaattattttaaaataatatgtaatcatatatatttactgttttaatttaggggtagttttaagggtagaaaagcttaagaatatgataatcattttcgagagtgtggaattatatttaaatccttttcattttataaaaaaaaatttaacaa
Proteins encoded in this region:
- the LOC124363628 gene encoding uncharacterized protein LOC124363628, whose amino-acid sequence is MSTLRKENEELRLKNHNLTSDVRNLKERVRSLEQYTRKNNLEISGVPETPNEDTICLLKDIAKTIGVEVDVTHLNAAYRIPSFNKRRPPPIIVQFQQRIIKDMWLKKFKETRNLSAKQVNPAYPDQRVYISDHLSPENKQFLTKLKAKCSEVGYKFAWTRDGKFFVRKDEGDKCQKIDTVEDIEKLK